Below is a genomic region from Deltaproteobacteria bacterium.
AGGGTGAGCCCCGCGAGCAGGATCGTGATGGCGATCTCGTTCGGCGTCTTCTGCCGTTTGGCGCCCTCGACCATGCCGATCATGTGGTCGAGAAAACTCTCGCCGGGGTTGGTCGTGACGCGCACGACGATCCAGTCGGAGAGCACGCGGGTGCCGCCGGTCACGGCGCTGCGGTCGCCGCCGCTTTCTCGGATCACGGGGGCGCTCTCGCCGGTGATGGCGCTCTCGTCGACCGAGGCGACGCCCTCGACGATCTCGCCGTCCGCCGGAATCACTTCGCCCGCTTCGACGAGCACGATGTCGCCCTTGCGAAGCGACGCGCCGCCGACCATGTCGCAGACGGCGGTCCGCGTCGGCGCGCGCAGCTTTTTCGCCGGCACCTCCTTGCGGGACTGGCGTAGCGAGTCGGCCTGCGCCTTGCCGCGGCTCTCGGCGAGCGCTTCGGCGAAGTTCGCGAACAGCAGCGTGACCCACAACCAGATCGAGATGTGGAAAATGAATCCCGCCGCCGCCTCGCCGCGCCCGGTCAGGGCTTGCACGAGCAGGATCGTGGTCAGCACCGCGCCCACCTCGACCACGAACATGACGGGGTTTTTCGCCATGAGGCGCGGATCG
It encodes:
- a CDS encoding potassium-transporting ATPase subunit B (One of the components of the high-affinity ATP-driven potassium transport (or KDP) system, which catalyzes the hydrolysis of ATP coupled with the exchange of hydrogen and potassium ions), coding for MSQDRSVLKFSRAMIARAAIESLKKLDPRLMAKNPVMFVVEVGAVLTTILLVQALTGRGEAAAGFIFHISIWLWVTLLFANFAEALAESRGKAQADSLRQSRKEVPAKKLRAPTRTAVCDMVGGASLRKGDIVLVEAGEVIPADGEIVEGVASVDESAITGESAPVIRESGGDRSAVTGGTRVLSDWIVVRVTTNPGESFLDHMIGMVEGAKRQKTPNEIAITILLAGLTL